In Phlebotomus papatasi isolate M1 chromosome 1, Ppap_2.1, whole genome shotgun sequence, the following proteins share a genomic window:
- the LOC129797923 gene encoding venom protease-like, producing the protein MIWRNYHWIFFIIYLISIVHCVPLKDEQVQFAGNSIQSTPESLPNKTSDMDIQSFDFINTFSLLNKYQVCTTPDGRKGRCMHIKHCSVFNTQQDIGQLMGYLCVIEQASIGVCCAEDVTRLSFGDTLEPAGKIVNRPEERGCGVSTGQFPKIAGGQPAHPAEWPWVAALLTQGLNKAAAGGVLITDRHILTAAHCTTNLKPHELFVRLGEYDFSTKDETRARDFRVSEIREHSEFDPITYSNDIAIVKLQRPTIFNTYIWPICMPPLANTWEDYSAVVVGWGTQFFGGPQSDILMEVSIPIWKHADCVDAFANRIESSVICAGSYEGGRDSCQGDSGSPLMVMLPNKRWVVIGIVSWGVQCGQAGSPGVYTRVNSYIDWIVENAVF; encoded by the exons TTCAGTTTGCAGGGAATTCTATTCAGTCAACTCCCGAGAGTCTCCccaacaaaacaagcgacatgGACATCCAATCATTCGATTTTATCAATACATTT AGTCTCCTCAATAAGTACCAAGTATGCACTACACCGGATGGAAGAAAGGGACGCTGTATGCACATAAAGCACTGTTCGGTTTTCAATACTCAGCAGGATATCGGTCAACTGATGGGGTACTTGTGTGTGATTGAACAGGC CTCCATTGGTGTATGCTGTGCCGAGGACGTGACCAGACTGAGCTTTGGGGATACCCTCGAGCCTGCCGGGAAGATTGTCAATCGACCCGAGGAACGTGGGTGTGGTGTGTCTACTGGACAGTTTCCCAAGATAGCTGGTGGACAGCCTGCCCATCCAGCTGAATGGCCCTGGGTGGCCGCTCTACTGACACAAGGACTCAATAAGGCTGCTGCTGGAGGAGTGCTCATTACAGATCGTCACATCCTGACAGCTGCCCATTGTACAACTAATTTGAAGCCTCATGAACTCTTTGTACGTTTGGGCGAGTATGATTTTAGTACAAAGGACGAGACCAGAGCAAGGGACTTTCGCGTATCAGAAATACGTGAACACAGTGAATTTGATCCTATCAC GTATTCGAATGACATTGCTATTGTAAAGCTTCAAAGACCTACCATTTTCAATACATACATCTGGCCTATTTGTATGCCACCACTTGCAAATACTTGGGAAGACTACAGTGCTGTCGTTGTAg GATGGGGCACGCAATTCTTTGGTGGGCCACAATCTGACATTTTGATGGAAGTCTCCATTCCCATTTGGAAGCACGCAGACTGTGTCGATGCCTTTGCCAATCGTATCGAAAGTTCTGTGATATGTGCTGGCAGTTACGAAGGGGGTCGGGATTCATGTCAAGGCGACAGTGGTTCTCCGCTGATGGTAATGCTGCCCAATAAACGCTGGGTGGTTATTGGCATCGTTTCTTGGGGTGTTCAGTGTGGACAAGCTGGAAGTCCCGGAGTGTACACCAGGGTCAATTCATACATCGATTGGATTGTTGAGAATGCGGTGTTCTAA